One genomic window of Branchiostoma lanceolatum isolate klBraLanc5 chromosome 5, klBraLanc5.hap2, whole genome shotgun sequence includes the following:
- the LOC136435991 gene encoding uncharacterized protein, which produces MAPDEEKDEFFSQISSLMNDISRHDIVWIIGDLNATTGLNRTSFESALGPHGSGTCKNNGLRLLEFCSNFRLRTERSFFQHKLIHSMTWFSNDGHTRKELDHILTSRRWHTSTHCRVYRSAELGNSDHRLLAMTVCLRLQRNSTNKAELLSLITRLARNSLGACGAMGSPSGSHHPRAPFGRASGEVGFRLEALAAMATEDDSVTTGPPTLEEVVKAIGKLKPGRAAGADGITPELLLHGDPTVAGQLKQLFTVNEVIPEDWLLGVILPFWKKGPKDVCSNYRGITLLSVPGKVFANVILARLRPLLIRKQRKEQSGFTPGRSTVDRILTLRLLAEKRREFRKPFYAAYVDLKQAFDSVDRPAI; this is translated from the exons ATGGCGCCAGACGAGGAAAAGGATGAGTTCTTTTCTCAGATATCCTCGCTCATGAACGACATCTCCAGACATGACATCGTATGGATTATTGGTGACCTTAATGCTACAACTGGGTTAAATAGAACCAGTTTTGAGAGTGCCTTAGGCCCCCATGGATCTGGCACCTGCAAAAACAACGGCTTGAGACTCCTGGAATTTTGCTCCAACTTCCGCCTACGAACAGAGCGCTCCTTCTTTCAACATAAGCTCATCCACAGCATGACTTGGTTCAGCAATGATGGTCACACAAGAAAAGAGCTGGACCACATCCTCACCAGTCGACGCTGGCACACTTCAACACACTGCCGTGTCTACCGCAGTGCAGAGCTGGGGAACTCCGACCACAGACTGCTCGCCATGACAGTCTGTCTTCGTCTGCAAAGGAACTCCACCAACAAAGCGGAACTCCTATCGCTCATTACTCGCCTCGCGAGGAATTCGCTTGGCGCCTGCGGCGCCATGGGGAGCCCTTCGGGCTCCCACCACCCACGagcgcccttcgggcgcgctTCGGGTGAGgtcggctttcgg TTGGAAGCACTGGCTGCAATGGCCACGGAGGACGACTCTGTCACCACCGGTCCCCCTACCCTGGAGGAAGTGGTCAAGGCTATAGGGAAGCTTAAACCTGGCCGGGCCGCTGGGGCTGATGGCATCACCCCAGAGCTGCTCCTACATGGTGATCCAACAGTCGCAGGCCAACTGAAACAGCTGTTTACTGTCAACGAGGTTATCCCAGAAGATTGGCTGCTTGGAGTCATCCTCCCATTCTGGAAGAAGGGCCCTAAAGATGTGTGCAGCAACTACAGAGGGATCACCCTGCTGAGTGTTCCAGGGAAGGTGTTTGCCAATGTCATCCTTGCAAGACTGCGTCCACTTCTCATCCGCAAGCAGAGAAAGGAGCAGAGCGGCTTTACACCAGGCCGCTCCACAGTGGATAGAATCCTGACCCTTCGTCTACTTGCTGAGAAAAGACGGGAGTTCAGGAAACCATTTTACGCTGCCTACGTGGACCTGAAACAGGCATTCGACTCCGTGGACAGACCAGCTATCTGA